In one window of Corynebacterium incognita DNA:
- a CDS encoding multifunctional oxoglutarate decarboxylase/oxoglutarate dehydrogenase thiamine pyrophosphate-binding subunit/dihydrolipoyllysine-residue succinyltransferase subunit, translating to MSNASVYGPNAWLIDEMYQQYSEDPQSVDQEWRDYFEKNGAPKSGGAAAAAPTAVKQAESKGQAVPPTKVSTEEKQATRETKVTEAAKDARASKPEAGKPAAAAAKKAPESPMDRIGEAPEAGEKQLKGMFKAIAKNMDESLEIPTATTVRDMPVKLMWENRSMINEHLKRTRGGKISFTHIIGYAIVKATQIHPAMNVRYEVKDGKPTVVQPEHINLGLAIDLPQKDGSRALVVASIKETENKNFAEFVEAYEDIVARSRKNKLTMDDFSGVTINLTNPGGIGTRHSIARLTKGSGAIIGVGSMDYPAEFAGASADRLADLGVGRLVTLTSTYDHRVIQGAESGDFLKTMSQLLIDDKFWDELFQAMGVPYQPMRWAQDLPNLGVDKNTRVMQLIEAYRSRGHLLADVNPLSWRQPGLPFPDHRDLDIATHGLTIWDLDRTFNVGGFGGKETMTLREVLSRLRSAYTLKVGSEYSHILDRDEREWLQNRLEAGQPKPTNAEQKYILQKVNAAEAFENFLQTKYVGQKRFSLEGAESLIPLMDSIIDTAAGQGLDEVVIGMPHRGRLNVLFNIVGKPLAQIFNEFEGNFTGGQAGGSGDVKYHLGAEGHHIQMFGEGEIDITLAANPSHLEAVNPVMEGMARAKQDLLDKGENGYSVVPLLLHGDASFAGLGIVQETINLSQLRGYTTGGTVHVVVNNQIGFTTTPDSGRSTHYSTDLAKGFDCPVFHVNGDDPEAVAWVGQLATEYRREFGKDVFIDLICYRLRGHNEADDPTMTQPVMYERIIDRKTVRERYTEELIGRGDLSAEEAEAAARDFNEQMEAVFSDVKSTDKSGPEEQVGITSAQELAHGLDTSITAEEMKEIGEAYATPPEGFQMHKRVAKVAKERLKTATEGGIDWGWGELLAFGSLANGGKLVRLAGEDSRRGTFTQRHAVVYDPETAAEYNGLDELAQSKGNGGKFLVYNSALTEYAGMGFEYGYSIANKDALVAWEAQFGDFANGAQTIIDEYVSSGEAKWGETSKIVLLLPHGYEGQGPDHSSARIERFLQLCAEGSMTVAQPSTPANHFHLLRRHAMGPLSRPLVVFSPKSMLRNKAAVSSIEDFTEVKSFQSVINDPNFVDREGNKIGDTDKVKKIILCSGKIYYDLAKRKADDNREDVAIVRVEMLHPIPFNRLREAFAMFPNAEEIRFVQDEPANQGPWPFYNEHLRELLPDMPPLKRVSRRAQSSTSTGIAKVHQLEQKKLLDEAFA from the coding sequence GTGAGCAATGCGAGCGTGTACGGCCCTAACGCATGGCTGATCGATGAGATGTACCAGCAGTACAGCGAGGATCCCCAGTCGGTGGATCAGGAGTGGCGCGACTACTTCGAGAAGAACGGCGCACCGAAGTCCGGTGGCGCTGCTGCTGCCGCCCCGACTGCTGTCAAGCAGGCGGAATCCAAGGGACAGGCCGTTCCCCCTACCAAGGTTTCCACCGAGGAGAAGCAGGCTACCCGCGAGACCAAGGTGACCGAAGCAGCCAAGGATGCACGCGCTTCCAAGCCAGAGGCGGGTAAGCCTGCCGCCGCGGCCGCCAAGAAGGCGCCGGAGTCCCCGATGGACCGCATCGGCGAGGCCCCCGAGGCCGGTGAAAAGCAGCTCAAGGGCATGTTCAAGGCTATCGCCAAGAACATGGACGAGTCGCTGGAAATCCCCACCGCTACCACCGTGCGCGACATGCCGGTCAAGCTCATGTGGGAAAACCGCTCCATGATCAACGAGCACCTCAAGCGCACCCGTGGCGGCAAAATCTCCTTCACCCACATCATTGGCTACGCCATTGTGAAGGCCACCCAGATCCACCCGGCTATGAACGTGCGCTACGAGGTCAAGGACGGCAAGCCAACCGTCGTGCAGCCCGAGCACATTAACCTCGGCCTCGCGATTGACCTGCCCCAGAAGGACGGCTCCCGCGCCCTGGTGGTTGCCTCCATCAAGGAGACCGAGAACAAGAACTTCGCCGAGTTCGTGGAGGCTTACGAGGACATCGTTGCTCGTTCCCGCAAGAACAAGCTCACGATGGATGACTTCTCCGGCGTCACCATTAACCTCACTAACCCGGGCGGCATCGGCACCCGCCACTCCATCGCGCGCCTGACCAAGGGCTCCGGCGCCATCATCGGCGTGGGCTCCATGGACTACCCGGCAGAGTTCGCCGGCGCGTCCGCGGACCGCCTGGCTGACCTCGGCGTTGGCCGCCTGGTTACCCTGACCTCTACTTACGACCACCGCGTCATTCAGGGTGCCGAGTCCGGCGACTTCCTCAAGACTATGTCCCAGCTGCTTATCGACGACAAGTTCTGGGACGAGCTCTTCCAGGCCATGGGCGTTCCTTACCAGCCAATGCGCTGGGCACAGGACCTGCCGAATCTGGGCGTGGACAAAAACACCCGCGTCATGCAGCTCATTGAGGCCTACCGTTCCCGCGGCCACCTGCTCGCGGACGTTAACCCGCTGAGCTGGCGTCAGCCGGGTCTGCCGTTCCCGGATCACCGCGACTTGGACATCGCTACCCACGGCCTCACCATTTGGGACCTGGACCGTACCTTCAACGTCGGCGGCTTCGGTGGCAAGGAGACCATGACCCTGCGCGAGGTGCTCTCCCGCCTGCGCAGCGCCTACACCCTGAAGGTGGGCTCCGAGTACTCCCACATCCTCGACCGCGATGAGCGCGAGTGGCTGCAGAACCGCCTGGAAGCGGGCCAGCCTAAGCCGACCAACGCTGAGCAAAAGTACATCCTGCAGAAGGTCAATGCTGCAGAAGCATTCGAGAACTTCCTGCAGACCAAGTACGTGGGCCAGAAGCGCTTCTCCCTCGAAGGCGCCGAGTCCCTCATCCCGCTGATGGACTCCATCATCGACACCGCTGCGGGCCAGGGTCTGGACGAGGTCGTCATCGGTATGCCGCACCGCGGCCGCCTCAACGTGCTGTTCAACATCGTGGGCAAGCCACTGGCGCAGATCTTCAACGAGTTTGAGGGCAACTTCACCGGCGGCCAGGCCGGCGGTTCCGGCGACGTGAAGTACCACTTAGGCGCCGAGGGCCACCACATCCAGATGTTCGGCGAGGGCGAAATTGACATCACCCTGGCGGCGAACCCGTCCCACCTCGAGGCCGTGAACCCGGTCATGGAGGGTATGGCCCGTGCGAAGCAGGACCTGCTGGACAAGGGCGAGAACGGCTACAGCGTCGTCCCGCTGCTGCTACATGGCGACGCCTCCTTCGCTGGCCTTGGCATCGTCCAGGAGACCATCAACCTGTCCCAGCTGCGTGGCTACACCACCGGCGGCACCGTCCACGTTGTGGTCAACAACCAGATCGGCTTCACCACCACCCCGGACTCTGGTCGTTCCACCCACTACTCCACCGACCTGGCTAAGGGCTTCGACTGCCCGGTGTTCCACGTCAACGGCGACGACCCAGAGGCCGTTGCATGGGTGGGTCAGCTAGCCACCGAGTACCGCCGCGAGTTCGGCAAGGACGTCTTCATCGACCTCATCTGCTACCGCCTGCGCGGCCACAATGAGGCTGATGACCCGACCATGACTCAGCCGGTGATGTACGAGCGCATCATTGACCGTAAGACGGTCCGCGAGCGCTACACCGAGGAGCTCATCGGCCGCGGTGATCTGTCCGCTGAAGAGGCCGAGGCGGCTGCACGCGACTTCAACGAGCAGATGGAGGCCGTGTTCTCCGACGTCAAGTCCACCGACAAGTCTGGTCCGGAGGAGCAGGTGGGCATCACTTCCGCTCAGGAACTGGCGCACGGCCTGGACACCTCCATCACCGCCGAGGAAATGAAGGAGATCGGCGAAGCTTACGCCACCCCGCCGGAGGGCTTCCAGATGCACAAGCGCGTGGCCAAGGTGGCCAAGGAGCGCCTGAAGACTGCCACCGAAGGCGGCATCGACTGGGGCTGGGGCGAGCTTCTCGCCTTCGGCTCCCTGGCCAACGGCGGCAAGCTCGTGCGCCTCGCCGGTGAGGATTCCCGCCGCGGTACCTTCACCCAGCGCCACGCTGTCGTGTACGACCCTGAGACCGCTGCAGAGTACAACGGCCTCGACGAACTGGCACAGTCCAAGGGCAACGGCGGCAAGTTCCTGGTCTACAACTCGGCACTCACCGAGTACGCCGGTATGGGCTTCGAGTACGGCTACTCCATCGCCAACAAGGACGCCCTCGTGGCGTGGGAGGCGCAGTTCGGCGACTTCGCCAACGGCGCCCAGACCATCATCGACGAGTACGTCTCCTCCGGCGAGGCCAAGTGGGGCGAGACCTCCAAGATCGTGCTGCTCCTTCCGCACGGCTACGAGGGCCAGGGCCCGGATCACTCCTCCGCACGCATCGAGCGTTTCCTGCAGCTGTGCGCTGAGGGCTCCATGACCGTGGCCCAGCCGTCCACCCCGGCTAACCACTTCCACTTGTTGCGCCGCCACGCCATGGGCCCGCTGAGCCGCCCGCTGGTAGTCTTCAGCCCGAAGTCCATGCTGCGCAACAAGGCTGCGGTATCCTCCATTGAGGACTTCACCGAGGTCAAGTCGTTCCAGTCCGTCATCAACGACCCGAACTTTGTGGACCGCGAGGGCAACAAGATTGGTGACACCGACAAGGTGAAGAAGATCATCCTGTGCTCCGGCAAGATCTACTACGACTTGGCGAAGCGCAAGGCTGACGACAACCGCGAGGACGTCGCCATCGTCCGCGTAGAGATGCTGCACCCGATTCCGTTCAACCGCTTGCGCGAAGCATTCGCGATGTTCCCGAACGCCGAGGAAATCCGCTTCGTTCAGGACGAGCCGGCCAACCAGGGCCCATGGCCGTTCTACAACGAGCATCTGCGCGAGCTGCTGCCGGACATGCCGCCGCTCAAGCGCGTGTCCCGCCGCGCGCAGTCTTCCACCTCCACGGGCATCGCTAAGGTGCACCAGCTGGAGCAGAAGAAGCTTCTCGACGAAGCCTTTGCCTAA
- a CDS encoding MFS transporter: MADAEKLPEHKIPQEKIPPEIWILVVAAFTIALGYGLIAPLLPQFVVSFDVTMAAAGAVVAVFSASRLLFAPMSGSLVDKLGSRKVYLTGLITVAITTGLVAGAQHYWHILALRALAGIGSTMFTVSAMGLIVRLAPASIRGKCSATYATAFLLGNVIGPVLGASLSFLGFRLPFLIYGIGVGLAAVFVWWRMPADDMVELKAHAKPAMSLGEAWRDTAYRAVLTSGFAQGWINFGVRISVLPLFAAAIFADGAEASGYALATFAAGNAIVLQFSGNLADRIGRRPLIIAGLLGSGLFMGVLGLAESIPTLLLASALAGAASGLINPAQQAVIADIIGNDRAGGKVVSTFQMSMDLGQIFGPILIGALADVYGFTTAFALCGAVALVGIIAWGFGRETLQARKAVLRPLRKRL, translated from the coding sequence ATGGCCGATGCAGAAAAACTTCCTGAACACAAGATTCCTCAAGAAAAAATTCCTCCTGAGATCTGGATCTTGGTCGTTGCCGCGTTCACTATCGCCCTCGGCTACGGTCTGATCGCGCCGTTGCTCCCGCAATTTGTGGTGAGCTTCGATGTGACCATGGCCGCTGCAGGTGCCGTGGTTGCCGTTTTCTCAGCGTCGCGGCTCCTGTTTGCGCCTATGTCAGGCAGCCTGGTGGACAAGCTGGGCTCACGAAAGGTGTATCTCACCGGCCTCATTACTGTTGCGATTACAACGGGGCTCGTGGCCGGCGCCCAGCATTACTGGCATATTCTTGCGCTCCGCGCCCTCGCGGGTATTGGCTCCACGATGTTTACAGTCTCCGCGATGGGCCTCATCGTGCGTTTGGCGCCGGCGTCCATCCGCGGTAAGTGTTCGGCGACGTACGCCACAGCGTTTCTCCTCGGCAACGTCATCGGCCCGGTGCTCGGCGCGTCGTTGTCGTTCCTCGGCTTTCGCCTCCCGTTCCTGATTTACGGTATTGGCGTCGGACTTGCGGCGGTGTTTGTGTGGTGGCGAATGCCTGCCGACGACATGGTCGAACTCAAGGCCCATGCCAAGCCGGCGATGAGCCTGGGGGAGGCCTGGCGCGACACGGCCTACCGCGCCGTGCTGACGTCTGGGTTCGCGCAAGGATGGATTAACTTTGGCGTTCGTATTTCGGTTCTCCCGTTGTTCGCCGCCGCTATCTTTGCCGACGGCGCGGAAGCATCCGGCTATGCCTTAGCGACGTTCGCGGCAGGCAACGCTATCGTGTTGCAGTTCTCCGGTAACCTGGCGGATCGTATCGGGCGCCGCCCGTTGATCATTGCCGGCTTGCTCGGTTCCGGGTTGTTCATGGGGGTACTCGGTCTTGCGGAATCCATCCCCACGCTGCTGTTGGCCTCAGCACTCGCTGGTGCCGCGTCTGGTCTTATTAACCCCGCACAGCAGGCGGTCATCGCCGACATCATTGGCAATGACCGCGCAGGCGGCAAGGTGGTGTCTACCTTCCAGATGTCCATGGACCTCGGCCAAATCTTCGGCCCCATCCTCATCGGCGCCCTCGCCGACGTGTACGGCTTCACCACAGCCTTCGCCCTCTGCGGTGCCGTTGCCCTCGTGGGAATCATCGCGTGGGGATTTGGGCGGGAGACGCTGCAGGCGCGAAAGGCTGTGCTGAGGCCGCTGCGTAAGAGGCTCTAG
- a CDS encoding NaeI family type II restriction endonuclease, translated as MDVHHWERPDHSQELATAMRNEDPDGSVFARLFRQSFDQIYDGQNTGRYSISQLSKTESAHIGSIVEINIRRAFDGFIRDGMVMDFDILGHEVDCKYSKAPFGWMIPSEALGHHAMVCHADDDKGMWRVGFVQISDDILTRGGNRDGKRTISSQGRANISWAFYDEPLIPNTLLQLSSEDRRAILNPKSGQARINELFRRAQQRLIPRGIIATVAQQKDYMKRVRGNGGARSALAAEGIVILGDYKAHRLIAETLELPVPGPGDSVAVRLVPSEPNAPHPCIELEGQRWRVAEGSDPIHHAPAIVYTGSR; from the coding sequence ATTGATGTTCACCACTGGGAACGCCCTGATCATTCCCAAGAGCTAGCCACGGCAATGCGCAATGAGGATCCCGATGGAAGCGTTTTCGCCCGATTGTTTCGGCAATCTTTCGACCAAATCTACGACGGCCAGAACACCGGACGCTACTCCATTTCGCAGCTCAGTAAAACCGAGTCTGCACACATCGGATCGATTGTGGAGATCAACATCCGTCGCGCTTTCGATGGCTTCATCCGCGACGGCATGGTGATGGACTTCGACATCCTTGGACACGAGGTTGATTGCAAATACTCCAAAGCTCCTTTTGGTTGGATGATCCCTTCTGAGGCCCTCGGACACCACGCAATGGTCTGCCACGCAGATGACGACAAGGGGATGTGGCGAGTGGGGTTCGTGCAGATCAGCGACGACATCCTCACCAGAGGCGGCAATCGCGATGGCAAACGAACGATCTCAAGCCAGGGACGCGCGAATATTTCCTGGGCCTTCTACGACGAACCGTTGATTCCAAACACCCTCCTTCAACTCTCCAGTGAGGATCGTCGCGCCATCCTAAACCCAAAGTCGGGTCAAGCCCGCATCAACGAGCTGTTTCGCCGCGCCCAACAAAGACTCATCCCTCGCGGCATCATTGCAACGGTAGCCCAGCAAAAGGACTATATGAAGCGCGTGCGGGGCAATGGCGGTGCACGTTCCGCATTGGCCGCAGAAGGAATCGTCATCTTGGGCGACTACAAGGCTCATCGGCTCATTGCGGAGACCCTAGAGCTTCCGGTCCCCGGCCCTGGCGATTCTGTAGCGGTGCGACTAGTCCCATCCGAGCCCAATGCCCCGCACCCGTGCATTGAGCTGGAAGGACAGCGGTGGCGCGTCGCCGAAGGCAGCGATCCCATCCACCACGCGCCTGCCATCGTTTACACGGGCTCGCGGTGA
- a CDS encoding DNA cytosine methyltransferase has protein sequence MDAVNPHNPPRLTSVEICAGAGGQALGLEQAGFHHTAVVEIDEWAAETLRLNRAHGGPLGPWKVIEGDVTQLDGMQWRGQVDLFAGGVPCPPFSIAGKQLGADDERDLFPDALRLISEIRPKAVLLENVKGLGQKRFDSYRNDVIRQLNDMGYVAFWELLQAADYGVPQLRPRFILVALLPEYADFFAWPAPSDTRVTVGEALYPLMKKNGWKGAKAWAQTADNVAPTLVGGSKKHGGPDVGPTRAREAWKKLGVKGSSIAEEAPGSDFPVGDPNNMPRLTVEMGGVIQGFPAEWTWAGRKTAQWRQVGNAFPPPVAKAIGMSIKNALNQVPCSPATPTLPTEFLVAQ, from the coding sequence ATGGATGCAGTCAATCCACACAATCCCCCACGTCTCACATCCGTGGAGATTTGTGCAGGCGCGGGTGGCCAAGCCCTAGGCTTAGAGCAGGCCGGTTTTCACCACACCGCGGTAGTAGAAATCGACGAGTGGGCGGCCGAGACCCTACGCCTCAACCGCGCGCATGGTGGTCCACTCGGACCATGGAAAGTTATAGAAGGCGATGTCACCCAGCTAGACGGCATGCAATGGCGGGGGCAAGTCGATCTCTTTGCAGGTGGAGTCCCCTGCCCACCTTTCTCAATCGCCGGCAAACAACTCGGCGCGGACGATGAACGCGACTTATTTCCCGACGCTCTACGCCTCATTTCTGAAATCCGCCCCAAGGCTGTTCTACTAGAAAACGTCAAGGGTCTCGGACAAAAACGCTTTGACAGCTATCGCAACGATGTCATCCGCCAGCTCAACGACATGGGTTACGTGGCTTTCTGGGAGCTCTTGCAAGCCGCCGACTACGGCGTTCCCCAACTCCGTCCCCGTTTTATCCTCGTCGCACTCTTACCCGAATACGCCGACTTCTTCGCTTGGCCGGCGCCTTCCGACACACGTGTGACCGTTGGCGAAGCTCTTTATCCACTCATGAAGAAGAATGGTTGGAAGGGGGCAAAAGCTTGGGCTCAGACAGCTGACAACGTGGCCCCGACACTAGTGGGTGGTTCCAAGAAGCACGGTGGCCCGGACGTGGGTCCCACGCGTGCACGCGAAGCCTGGAAGAAGCTCGGGGTTAAGGGCTCGTCTATCGCTGAGGAAGCCCCGGGAAGCGACTTCCCCGTCGGAGATCCGAACAACATGCCCCGCCTCACCGTAGAAATGGGTGGTGTCATCCAAGGATTCCCTGCAGAATGGACGTGGGCGGGACGTAAGACCGCCCAATGGCGGCAGGTTGGAAATGCTTTTCCGCCCCCGGTCGCAAAAGCCATCGGAATGTCGATCAAGAACGCACTAAACCAGGTTCCTTGCTCACCGGCGACTCCGACCTTGCCAACAGAGTTTCTCGTTGCCCAGTAG
- a CDS encoding carboxylesterase/lipase family protein: MSTQPGADDAVEDLDVTDNPMLVRTRFGWVKGVDMPELGVRSWRAIPYGQETSGQRRFASPVPVEPWEGVLECSQYGSPAPQPTYSWTDRIAGDEDCLHLDIVRRATDEKLPVVVYLHGGSFIMGASHEPMLRGFHLARTTNVVYVSVNFRLGALGYLDLRSLSGDCTANPAVEDQLLALRWVRANIAAFGGDPDNVTLMGESAGGAAVLTLMSVPSAHGLFHRALAQSPPMGVFHSRTQSTFWARELVSRLGLPRLASVDDLRVENFADIVRAGQSMMWAGREFLHLNTSYAPTADENFLPEHPLAAFANGNQAQVPLLIGTNSDEASFGKFVYQRQKKRSKAAHRLLRSFDPDGAPGVLAAYNDATARSDFAELLADALFWAPATALASRHSDNHPTWMYRYDFAPPALRWVGLGAMHSLELANVFGDMDASRVSFFTKLGDSTDMERLTQEMQGFWGDFFHGKDLDSSWPRYDCDQRITRIFDAESSLEYDPKAERRIAWEGYSMTEWGVGRPEILEALSFLTEGLGEPPNVQ; this comes from the coding sequence ATGAGCACGCAACCCGGAGCTGATGACGCGGTCGAGGACTTGGACGTCACCGACAACCCCATGCTGGTGCGCACCCGCTTCGGGTGGGTCAAGGGCGTGGACATGCCTGAGCTGGGGGTGCGTTCCTGGCGTGCCATTCCCTATGGGCAAGAGACCAGCGGCCAGCGCCGCTTCGCGTCGCCGGTACCAGTGGAACCGTGGGAAGGAGTACTGGAATGCTCGCAGTACGGCAGCCCTGCTCCCCAACCCACGTACTCGTGGACCGACCGAATCGCAGGCGATGAGGACTGTCTGCATCTAGACATCGTGCGGCGGGCCACGGACGAGAAACTTCCCGTGGTGGTCTACCTGCACGGCGGCTCCTTCATCATGGGGGCAAGTCATGAGCCGATGCTGCGGGGGTTTCATTTAGCCCGCACTACGAATGTGGTCTACGTGTCAGTGAATTTTCGTCTTGGGGCGCTGGGTTACCTGGACCTGCGCAGTCTCTCAGGTGACTGCACGGCGAACCCTGCTGTGGAGGATCAGTTACTGGCTCTGCGTTGGGTGCGGGCCAACATCGCCGCCTTCGGCGGTGACCCGGACAACGTCACATTGATGGGGGAGTCCGCCGGCGGCGCCGCGGTGCTGACGTTGATGAGCGTCCCTTCAGCGCACGGTCTCTTCCACCGCGCCTTGGCGCAATCCCCGCCGATGGGCGTCTTTCACTCGCGGACGCAATCGACGTTCTGGGCACGGGAGTTGGTGTCTAGGCTGGGGTTGCCGCGCTTGGCCTCAGTGGACGACCTACGCGTGGAGAACTTCGCTGATATCGTCCGGGCGGGACAATCAATGATGTGGGCGGGGCGAGAGTTTCTGCACCTTAACACGTCGTACGCTCCGACCGCGGACGAGAATTTCCTCCCAGAGCACCCCTTAGCGGCTTTCGCTAATGGCAATCAGGCGCAAGTACCGTTGCTCATCGGCACGAACTCCGACGAGGCAAGTTTCGGTAAATTCGTCTACCAGCGGCAGAAGAAGCGCAGCAAGGCCGCGCACCGCCTGCTTCGGTCTTTCGATCCGGACGGCGCCCCGGGGGTACTTGCGGCGTACAACGATGCGACGGCGCGCTCGGACTTTGCAGAATTGCTGGCCGACGCCCTGTTCTGGGCCCCGGCCACGGCTTTGGCGTCCCGGCACTCGGACAACCACCCAACGTGGATGTATCGCTATGACTTCGCGCCCCCAGCCCTGCGCTGGGTTGGCTTGGGCGCGATGCATTCACTAGAACTGGCCAACGTCTTTGGCGACATGGATGCCTCACGCGTTTCCTTCTTCACCAAACTGGGTGACTCCACAGATATGGAGCGTCTCACGCAAGAAATGCAAGGTTTTTGGGGCGACTTCTTCCACGGCAAAGACCTGGATTCCAGCTGGCCTCGTTATGATTGCGACCAGCGCATTACGCGGATCTTCGACGCGGAAAGCTCACTGGAGTACGACCCGAAGGCGGAGCGGCGTATTGCTTGGGAGGGGTACTCAATGACCGAGTGGGGAGTAGGCCGTCCGGAGATTCTTGAAGCCCTGAGTTTCCTGACGGAGGGGCTCGGTGAGCCACCCAACGTGCAATAA
- a CDS encoding DNA primase, with protein MSFFEDIATALDAEGIESRVNDDVMFVPITSDLEIQFVEIDPILPAANVYIAAADVDEDDDEFEAVLVSVAFSVDDAVEAVARHVATDQVVTVLRDLLEGTDERIADLEFMQDEFNPNLVIADVAQESQLRVLVEVVDSVPTAVVRFLSFDLSAEFDDDREVEEDDFWITDDSDELSDEDRQRLFGDDEDDIDVLGADDEFLDIEPIVEVPSETLELGTYTDFDRLFNILSLVADQADDWESQLVEFDEGEYDEPDVYDIFGADDFDDDVDYDDEDDELEDDDVDSSDSDSTDDSKK; from the coding sequence ATGAGCTTTTTCGAAGATATTGCCACCGCGTTGGACGCTGAGGGCATTGAATCTCGTGTTAATGATGACGTGATGTTCGTTCCGATCACCTCGGACCTGGAGATTCAGTTCGTTGAAATCGACCCCATCCTGCCAGCCGCAAACGTGTATATCGCAGCTGCTGACGTGGACGAGGACGATGACGAGTTCGAGGCGGTCTTGGTGTCCGTGGCGTTCTCTGTCGATGACGCTGTGGAGGCAGTTGCCCGCCACGTTGCCACCGACCAGGTTGTGACCGTCCTGCGCGACCTTCTCGAAGGCACCGATGAACGCATCGCAGACCTCGAGTTCATGCAAGACGAGTTCAATCCGAACCTCGTTATCGCGGACGTAGCGCAGGAATCCCAGCTGCGCGTTCTCGTGGAAGTGGTGGATAGCGTCCCTACCGCCGTGGTGCGATTCCTTTCCTTTGACCTCAGCGCTGAGTTCGATGATGACCGTGAAGTGGAGGAGGATGACTTCTGGATCACCGATGACTCCGATGAGCTTTCCGATGAAGATCGCCAGCGTCTCTTCGGCGACGATGAGGACGACATCGACGTTCTCGGTGCGGATGACGAGTTCTTGGACATTGAGCCGATAGTCGAGGTGCCGTCAGAAACACTGGAGCTGGGTACCTACACTGATTTCGACCGCCTGTTTAACATCCTGTCCCTCGTCGCCGACCAAGCCGACGACTGGGAGTCCCAGCTCGTGGAGTTCGATGAAGGTGAATACGACGAGCCTGACGTCTACGACATCTTCGGCGCCGACGACTTTGATGACGACGTCGACTACGACGACGAAGACGATGAGCTTGAGGACGACGACGTCGACAGCAGCGACAGCGACAGCACCGACGACAGCAAAAAGTAA